From one Actinomyces sp. Marseille-P3109 genomic stretch:
- a CDS encoding CarD family transcriptional regulator produces the protein MTYEVGETVVYPHHGAARIIDIRQRKVRGEEKTYLQLEVAQGDLTILVPAESVELIGVRDVVDETGLEKVFEVLRAPLTEEPTNWSRRFKANQEKIASGDVIKVAEVVRDLSRRDTDRGLSAGEKRMLAKARQILVSELALAQKTPEEEAESRLDEVLAS, from the coding sequence ATGACCTATGAAGTCGGTGAGACTGTCGTCTACCCACACCACGGGGCCGCCCGGATCATTGATATCCGGCAGCGCAAGGTACGCGGTGAGGAGAAGACATATCTGCAGCTCGAGGTGGCCCAGGGTGACCTGACCATCCTGGTTCCCGCCGAAAGTGTTGAGCTCATCGGCGTACGTGACGTCGTCGATGAGACCGGCTTGGAAAAGGTCTTCGAGGTGCTGCGCGCACCGCTGACCGAGGAGCCCACGAACTGGTCGCGTCGTTTCAAGGCCAACCAGGAGAAGATCGCCTCCGGGGACGTCATCAAGGTGGCAGAGGTTGTGCGGGACCTCTCTCGCCGTGACACGGACCGAGGCCTGTCCGCCGGTGAGAAGCGCATGCTCGCCAAGGCCCGTCAGATCCTCGTCTCCGAGTTGGCACTGGCCCAGAAGACTCCCGAGGAGGAGGCCGAGTCCCGCCTGGACGAGGTCCTGGCCTCCTGA
- a CDS encoding class II aldolase/adducin family protein, which yields MTEQKTTHSTLNEILTQMGAAGLRLDHMNAVEAGAGNISVSVAADADELGLAEHLPQAHPGTKLPLPAPALAGRTVLVTGSGCRLRDIADSPEANVSAFTIDDDGTTGTWYTHPKREYLRPTSEFNSHLAVHNDQVERRAVDFQSVIHAQPPYLVQLSHMRDIRSTKEFNRRILRWEPETIVQLPAGIEVLDFMVPGSQTLMESSVEALRVHVMVMWSKHGIMVRSDTDPLAAVDKVEYAETGAMYEVRNLMTGGLGEGVTTDELRAVASAFDVPTDLL from the coding sequence ATGACCGAGCAGAAGACCACTCACTCGACTCTGAACGAGATCCTCACGCAAATGGGAGCCGCCGGACTCCGACTGGACCATATGAACGCCGTTGAGGCAGGCGCCGGCAACATCTCAGTGTCGGTCGCCGCCGACGCCGACGAGCTGGGTCTGGCCGAGCACCTGCCACAAGCACATCCCGGCACGAAGCTGCCACTGCCGGCTCCGGCACTTGCCGGCCGAACAGTCCTCGTCACCGGTTCAGGATGTCGCCTACGCGATATTGCCGACTCACCCGAGGCGAACGTATCCGCCTTCACCATCGACGACGACGGAACCACCGGCACCTGGTACACCCACCCGAAGCGGGAGTACCTGAGGCCGACGAGCGAGTTCAACTCCCATCTGGCCGTCCACAACGATCAGGTTGAGCGACGTGCCGTGGACTTCCAATCCGTCATCCACGCCCAACCCCCTTACCTGGTCCAGCTGTCCCACATGAGAGATATCCGTAGCACCAAAGAGTTCAACCGCCGCATCCTGCGGTGGGAGCCGGAGACGATCGTTCAGCTGCCGGCTGGCATTGAGGTGCTCGACTTCATGGTCCCCGGCTCACAGACGCTGATGGAAAGCAGTGTGGAGGCCTTACGCGTCCACGTCATGGTCATGTGGTCCAAGCACGGGATCATGGTGCGCTCCGATACTGACCCCCTGGCCGCCGTCGACAAGGTGGAGTATGCCGAGACCGGCGCCATGTACGAGGTCCGCAACCTCATGACGGGAGGTCTCGGCGAGGGGGTCACTACTGATGAGCTTCGTGCGGTTGCCAGCGCATTCGACGTTCCGACCGACCTTCTCTGA
- a CDS encoding sensor histidine kinase: MGLTVIVLLVIAAAVLVCLGAGIGVVLSRRESRAATSAADLAGLAGTDTTVPVLAALRSTVVVLDDDDEVLRASASAYTFNIVRDDAVVEPAVAAMVSRVRASGQAQDAAVTVARGRVPGSGQFHLQVRVAGIGQGRVLILIEDHTAARRVEAMRRDFVANVSHELKTPVGAIQLLAETVEAGADDPDFVRDYSGRMRKEARRLGVLVQEIIELTRLQEGDALAEPEVVDIDAVVAEAVDRVRVEADGNQITLVAGGTRGLRVRGDSALITTAVRNLLDNAIRYSEPRTRVSVGVSLDAGDPDIVRIAVVDQGIGIPKEEQERVFERFYRVDKARSRATGGTGLGLSIVKHVAADHGGAVELWSAPGRGSTFTLVLPRLGEGEPVPNGPPQGDPDDAAGQSARSAS, translated from the coding sequence GTGGGCCTGACCGTCATCGTTCTCCTCGTGATCGCCGCCGCGGTCCTCGTGTGCCTGGGGGCGGGGATCGGCGTCGTGCTGTCCCGGCGCGAGAGCAGGGCGGCCACGAGCGCCGCCGACCTCGCCGGGCTGGCCGGGACTGACACGACCGTCCCCGTGCTGGCCGCCCTGCGTTCGACGGTTGTCGTCCTCGATGACGACGATGAGGTCCTGCGCGCCTCGGCCTCGGCCTACACCTTCAACATCGTGCGCGACGACGCCGTCGTCGAGCCGGCCGTGGCGGCGATGGTGAGCCGGGTGCGTGCCTCGGGCCAGGCGCAGGACGCGGCCGTCACGGTGGCCAGGGGGCGGGTGCCGGGGTCGGGCCAGTTCCACCTGCAGGTGCGCGTGGCCGGCATCGGTCAGGGGCGCGTCCTCATCCTCATCGAGGACCACACCGCCGCCCGCCGGGTGGAGGCCATGCGTCGCGACTTCGTCGCCAACGTCTCCCACGAGCTCAAGACCCCCGTCGGCGCGATCCAGCTGCTGGCCGAGACCGTCGAGGCCGGCGCCGACGACCCCGACTTCGTGCGCGACTACTCCGGGCGCATGCGCAAGGAGGCCCGCCGCCTGGGCGTCCTGGTCCAGGAGATCATCGAGCTCACCCGCCTTCAGGAGGGCGACGCCCTGGCCGAGCCCGAGGTCGTCGACATCGACGCCGTCGTTGCCGAGGCCGTGGACCGGGTGCGCGTCGAGGCCGACGGCAACCAGATCACCCTCGTGGCCGGGGGCACTCGGGGACTGCGGGTGCGCGGCGACTCCGCCCTCATCACCACCGCCGTGCGCAATCTGCTGGACAACGCCATCCGGTACTCCGAGCCCCGTACCCGGGTCTCGGTGGGCGTCTCACTGGATGCGGGGGATCCCGACATCGTGCGCATCGCCGTGGTCGACCAGGGCATCGGCATCCCCAAGGAGGAGCAGGAGCGCGTCTTCGAGCGCTTCTACCGTGTCGACAAGGCCCGCTCGCGGGCCACCGGTGGCACAGGCCTGGGCCTGAGCATCGTCAAGCACGTGGCCGCCGACCACGGTGGGGCCGTTGAGCTGTGGTCCGCCCCGGGGCGGGGCTCCACCTTCACCCTCGTGCTGCCGCGCCTGGGCGAGGGCGAGCCGGTCCCGAACGGGCCGCCGCAGGGGGATCCAGACGACGCCGCCGGCCAGTCCGCCAGGAGCGCGTCGTGA
- the rhaI gene encoding L-rhamnose isomerase, which yields MTSPRLSDLPPEALSLLKTQTIELPSWAFGNSGTRFRVFTTAGVPRDPYEKIDDVAQVNAFTGITPRVSLHIPWDKTDDYDSLRRHAEDRGIRIGTINSNVFQDEDYKLGSLTNPDERIRTKAIAHHLECIDIMRATGSPALKIWLADGTNYPGQDSIRERQDRLADSLSQIYSALDDDQHLVLEYKFFEPAFYHTDVPDWGTSLIHCLALGERAKVVLDTGHHAPGTNIEFIVAQLVRLGRLGAFDFNSRFYADDDLIVGAADPYQLFRIMNEIVAAGALAPDSGVNFMLDQCHNLEEKIPGEIRSATNVQEATAKALLVDREALKTAQIAGDVLGANDIFVDAFNTDVRPMLAELRESQELAPDPMRAFLDSGYLERIRSERIGGNAAGWGA from the coding sequence ATGACCAGCCCACGCCTGTCCGACCTGCCCCCGGAGGCACTCAGCCTGCTAAAGACCCAGACCATCGAGCTGCCCAGCTGGGCCTTCGGTAACTCAGGCACTCGGTTCCGCGTCTTCACCACCGCGGGCGTCCCTCGCGACCCGTATGAGAAGATCGACGACGTCGCCCAGGTCAATGCCTTCACCGGCATCACCCCCCGAGTGTCCCTTCACATCCCATGGGACAAGACCGACGACTACGACTCCCTTCGCCGACACGCCGAGGACCGAGGCATCCGGATCGGGACGATCAACTCCAACGTGTTCCAGGACGAGGACTACAAGCTCGGCAGCCTGACCAATCCTGATGAGCGGATTCGCACCAAGGCGATCGCTCATCACCTGGAGTGCATTGACATCATGCGAGCCACTGGCTCTCCGGCACTGAAGATCTGGTTGGCCGACGGGACGAACTACCCCGGTCAGGACTCCATCCGCGAGCGCCAGGACCGACTTGCCGACTCCCTGTCCCAGATCTACTCGGCACTCGATGATGACCAGCACCTTGTTCTGGAGTACAAGTTCTTCGAGCCGGCCTTCTACCACACCGACGTGCCGGACTGGGGGACCAGCCTCATCCACTGCCTTGCTCTCGGTGAGCGCGCCAAGGTGGTGCTGGACACCGGGCACCACGCTCCGGGAACAAACATCGAGTTCATCGTCGCCCAGTTGGTCCGTCTGGGACGTCTGGGAGCCTTCGACTTCAACTCACGCTTCTACGCCGACGACGACCTCATTGTTGGTGCCGCTGATCCCTACCAGCTCTTCCGCATCATGAACGAGATTGTCGCCGCCGGGGCGCTGGCGCCTGATTCCGGTGTCAACTTCATGCTCGACCAGTGCCACAACCTGGAGGAGAAGATTCCTGGCGAGATCCGTTCAGCGACCAACGTCCAGGAGGCCACTGCCAAAGCGCTACTGGTTGACCGGGAGGCCCTGAAGACGGCCCAGATCGCCGGCGACGTCCTAGGAGCCAACGACATCTTCGTCGACGCCTTCAACACCGACGTGCGCCCGATGCTCGCCGAGCTGCGAGAGTCCCAGGAACTGGCCCCCGATCCGATGCGAGCCTTCCTCGATTCCGGCTACCTCGAACGTATCCGCTCGGAGCGCATCGGAGGCAACGCCGCGGGTTGGGGAGCCTGA
- a CDS encoding rhamnulokinase translates to MSAPTPVHIGAVDLGASSGRVMVGTIANGRVSLTEIRRFSNSVVPVPTSDGERLFWDVLHLWSEVRQGLLTAVRNVGPLSAIGIDTWAVDYGLVNASGALSTQVHAYRSARTRGIPEQIFAKIPAQEVYTINGLQVQDFNTLFQLMAQERDDGLPRESDGAGARTLLLLPDLLACFLTGKRVAEVTNASTTGLVDARGRTWSRPLLERLRTEVGLDLNGLLPDIIEPGTVIGTVRPEAADIVGPDGKPTPVIAVGSHDTASAVVSVPATDPNFAYVSCGTWSLVGLELDEPVLTEASRAANFSNELGVDHTVRYLKNVMGLWVLNEAVRAWHDQGLEIALPEADAAAAAAEPLRTVIDINDATFYSPGDMAARIDEAAYATGQPRPRDIGEYVRCINDSLALAYRRAVRQAVELSGREVKVLHIVGGGIRNRLLCQLAADATGLPVLAGPAEGTALGNVVVAARGAGVIEGDLGDLRHLIRTSSRLTRHAPDLGASSDWDAIERRLFG, encoded by the coding sequence ATGTCCGCCCCCACTCCTGTCCACATCGGCGCGGTGGACCTCGGCGCCTCTTCCGGACGCGTCATGGTCGGCACCATTGCCAATGGACGCGTCTCCCTCACGGAGATCCGCCGTTTCTCAAACAGCGTTGTACCTGTACCTACCAGTGACGGGGAACGTCTGTTCTGGGACGTGCTCCACCTGTGGAGTGAGGTGCGCCAGGGACTGCTCACCGCTGTTCGCAATGTCGGTCCTCTTTCCGCGATCGGCATCGACACCTGGGCGGTGGACTATGGGCTGGTCAATGCCTCCGGCGCCTTATCCACCCAGGTCCACGCCTACCGTTCGGCACGCACCCGGGGAATTCCCGAACAGATCTTCGCCAAGATCCCCGCGCAGGAGGTCTACACAATCAACGGGTTGCAGGTGCAGGACTTCAACACGTTGTTCCAGCTCATGGCCCAGGAACGGGACGACGGCTTACCCCGAGAGTCTGACGGCGCCGGTGCCCGCACCCTGCTGCTCCTGCCCGATCTTCTCGCCTGCTTCCTCACCGGCAAGCGGGTCGCCGAGGTGACCAACGCATCAACCACCGGACTGGTTGATGCGCGCGGTAGAACCTGGTCCCGTCCCCTGCTGGAGCGCCTGCGCACGGAGGTTGGTCTCGACCTGAACGGTCTCCTGCCTGACATCATCGAGCCGGGAACCGTCATCGGAACAGTACGACCCGAGGCGGCGGACATCGTCGGTCCGGATGGGAAACCCACTCCCGTGATTGCCGTCGGCAGCCATGACACAGCCTCCGCCGTCGTCTCCGTACCGGCCACGGACCCCAACTTCGCCTATGTCTCCTGTGGAACCTGGTCGCTGGTCGGTCTGGAGCTGGACGAGCCAGTGCTCACTGAAGCCTCTCGGGCCGCCAACTTCTCCAATGAACTCGGCGTGGACCACACCGTTCGCTATCTCAAGAACGTCATGGGGCTCTGGGTCCTCAACGAGGCCGTCCGCGCCTGGCACGACCAGGGTCTGGAGATCGCCCTGCCTGAGGCCGACGCCGCCGCGGCGGCGGCCGAGCCGCTACGAACCGTCATCGACATCAACGACGCCACCTTCTACAGCCCCGGTGACATGGCGGCGCGCATCGATGAGGCCGCGTACGCCACCGGACAGCCACGTCCTCGAGATATCGGGGAGTACGTCCGCTGCATCAACGACTCTCTCGCCCTGGCCTACCGCCGCGCGGTGCGCCAGGCGGTGGAGCTCTCGGGGCGAGAGGTGAAGGTACTGCACATCGTCGGCGGTGGCATCCGCAACCGGCTCTTGTGTCAGCTTGCCGCAGACGCAACCGGGCTGCCCGTGCTGGCCGGTCCTGCGGAGGGCACGGCGCTGGGAAACGTCGTCGTCGCCGCTCGAGGAGCCGGTGTGATCGAGGGGGACCTCGGCGACCTACGGCACCTAATCCGTACCTCAAGTCGGCTGACGCGGCACGCGCCCGACCTCGGCGCCTCCTCCGACTGGGACGCCATAGAACGCCGCCTCTTCGGCTGA
- a CDS encoding L-rhamnose mutarotase produces MTTSPSTSANQDRLTTLLTHTAQRSRQRCCFLLRVRPERLTEYIEVHQHVWQDMRDALSNAGWRRYSLFLRPEDGLVVGYFESDDTAAAMRAMEDSDVNTRWQAEMAQYFVQPNGGTPEILAQYFHLA; encoded by the coding sequence ATGACCACCTCACCCTCCACATCAGCCAACCAGGATCGGCTCACGACGCTTCTTACTCACACGGCACAGCGTTCGCGGCAGCGCTGCTGCTTCCTCCTCCGGGTACGTCCCGAACGTCTGACCGAGTACATCGAGGTTCACCAGCACGTCTGGCAGGACATGCGCGACGCTCTGAGCAACGCCGGGTGGCGCCGGTACTCCCTCTTCCTGCGACCCGAGGACGGTCTCGTCGTCGGCTACTTCGAGTCCGATGACACCGCCGCCGCAATGAGGGCGATGGAAGACAGCGACGTCAATACGCGCTGGCAGGCGGAGATGGCCCAGTACTTCGTCCAGCCCAACGGCGGTACGCCCGAGATCCTCGCCCAGTACTTCCACCTCGCGTGA
- a CDS encoding IspD/TarI family cytidylyltransferase → MSIIPSSEPFAPPGSSPGGAVAVLTAAGSGSRLGADVPKALVPVGGISLLRRAAVGLIASGAVSHLVVTAPADDVDRFRAELSGVLDDAAGRAVGVEVVAGSPHSRQASVAHGLAAALAAVPQADVVIVHDAARALTPPEVTRRVIAAVRAGHAAVVPALPVTDTVKEVEIGMAGEPEHVVGTPRRARLRAVQTPQGFATGALVAAHRAGAERAEDESLAASDDAALVEACGGSVVVVAGDERAMKVTTPMDLALAELLLAQ, encoded by the coding sequence GTGAGCATCATCCCGTCATCCGAGCCATTCGCCCCGCCCGGGTCCTCTCCGGGTGGGGCGGTCGCCGTTCTCACCGCGGCCGGCTCAGGCAGCCGCCTGGGAGCCGACGTCCCCAAGGCCCTCGTCCCGGTGGGGGGCATCAGCCTCCTGCGGCGAGCGGCGGTGGGACTCATCGCCTCCGGGGCTGTCAGTCACCTCGTCGTCACCGCCCCCGCCGACGACGTCGACCGCTTCCGCGCCGAGCTGTCCGGGGTGCTGGACGATGCGGCAGGGCGGGCGGTCGGGGTCGAGGTCGTGGCCGGCTCGCCGCACTCGCGCCAGGCCTCGGTGGCCCACGGGCTCGCGGCGGCCCTGGCCGCGGTGCCGCAGGCCGACGTCGTCATCGTCCATGACGCGGCTCGGGCGCTGACGCCGCCGGAGGTGACTCGCCGCGTGATCGCCGCCGTGCGCGCCGGCCATGCGGCCGTGGTGCCGGCACTGCCCGTGACCGACACGGTCAAGGAGGTCGAGATCGGTATGGCAGGCGAGCCCGAGCACGTCGTCGGCACCCCGCGGCGCGCCCGGCTCCGGGCGGTCCAGACCCCGCAGGGCTTCGCCACCGGCGCTCTTGTCGCGGCCCACCGAGCCGGGGCCGAGCGGGCTGAGGACGAGTCGCTCGCCGCCTCCGACGACGCCGCCCTGGTCGAGGCCTGCGGCGGCAGTGTCGTCGTCGTCGCAGGGGACGAGCGAGCCATGAAGGTGACGACGCCGATGGACCTGGCCCTGGCCGAGCTGCTTCTTGCGCAGTAG
- a CDS encoding MFS transporter, translating into MSTIVTPAPTQAGSRTRLLSWPVIAWGLWDWGSAAFNAVITTFVFTVYLVSDSFGPKADNESALSIGLAIAGLFIALLAPVTGQRSDRAGRTVFWLGGYTAVVVAVSAALFLVRPAPGYLWLGIVLLGIGNIFFELASVNYNAILNHLASKDRIGAVSGLGWGMGYLGGIVLLLILYVALVGPSPLISFPAGTGMGVRIAMLVSAAWFGLSALPVLINRSRSLGRHDGAAEVGEGMASAEPGRDRAGMEVEPDEAVSHSVERKESILTSYKLLWRTLLRLHRFQPRLLWFLLAAAVFRDGLAGVFTYGGIIAQNTFGFSSGDVIIFAIVANIVAGIATIGAGRLDDRCGPRNVIMASLIILVVTGMLVFFLHAAGTVVFWVLGLVLSACVGPAQSAARSFLARLIPEGQEGEIFGLYATTGRAVSFMAPMMYGIFIHLGTRIVGQGANYWGILGIVAVLATGLILMLRVGNPVADEEPAA; encoded by the coding sequence ATGAGCACGATCGTGACGCCTGCTCCGACGCAGGCCGGCTCCCGTACCCGGCTCCTGTCCTGGCCCGTCATCGCCTGGGGCCTGTGGGACTGGGGGTCGGCGGCCTTCAACGCCGTCATCACCACTTTCGTCTTCACCGTCTACCTGGTCAGCGACTCCTTCGGGCCCAAGGCGGACAACGAGTCGGCGCTGTCCATCGGACTGGCGATCGCCGGACTGTTCATCGCCCTGCTGGCGCCGGTGACCGGGCAGCGCTCCGACAGGGCCGGACGCACCGTCTTCTGGCTCGGGGGCTACACCGCCGTGGTGGTTGCGGTCTCCGCGGCACTGTTCCTCGTGCGGCCGGCCCCCGGCTACCTGTGGCTCGGCATCGTCCTGCTGGGGATCGGCAACATCTTCTTCGAGCTCGCCTCGGTCAACTACAACGCCATTCTCAACCACCTGGCCTCCAAGGACCGGATCGGCGCCGTCAGCGGGCTGGGCTGGGGAATGGGCTACCTCGGCGGCATTGTCCTGCTGCTCATCCTCTACGTCGCCCTGGTGGGCCCCAGCCCCTTGATCTCCTTCCCCGCCGGAACCGGCATGGGGGTGCGCATCGCCATGCTCGTGTCGGCGGCCTGGTTCGGCCTGTCCGCGCTTCCCGTCCTCATCAACCGCTCCCGCAGTCTGGGCCGCCACGACGGCGCCGCGGAAGTGGGCGAGGGCATGGCCTCCGCTGAGCCGGGGCGGGACCGGGCCGGTATGGAGGTCGAGCCCGACGAGGCCGTCTCCCACAGCGTGGAGCGCAAGGAATCGATCCTGACCTCCTACAAGCTGCTGTGGCGCACTCTGCTTCGGCTCCACCGCTTCCAGCCGCGGCTGCTGTGGTTCCTGCTGGCCGCGGCCGTCTTCAGGGACGGCCTGGCCGGGGTCTTCACCTACGGCGGCATCATCGCCCAGAACACCTTCGGCTTCTCATCGGGCGATGTCATCATTTTCGCCATCGTCGCCAACATTGTGGCCGGCATCGCCACGATCGGCGCCGGGCGGCTCGACGACCGGTGCGGCCCCCGCAACGTCATCATGGCCAGTCTCATCATCCTGGTGGTGACCGGAATGCTGGTCTTCTTCCTGCACGCCGCCGGCACGGTCGTCTTCTGGGTGCTGGGTCTGGTGCTGTCGGCCTGTGTGGGGCCGGCGCAGTCGGCCGCCCGCTCCTTCCTGGCCCGTCTCATCCCCGAGGGGCAGGAGGGGGAGATCTTCGGGCTCTACGCCACCACCGGGCGCGCGGTCTCCTTCATGGCGCCCATGATGTACGGCATCTTCATCCACCTGGGCACGCGCATCGTCGGTCAGGGCGCGAACTACTGGGGGATCCTCGGGATCGTCGCCGTGCTGGCCACCGGCCTGATCCTCATGCTGCGCGTGGGCAACCCCGTCGCCGACGAGGAGCCGGCCGCGTAG
- a CDS encoding MFS transporter: MARTPLTGWKATAAVSMSNYIDSGSIIAIATSLGFWGKAYFPDDDGTIAGLLAAFSANAFGAAIGALIGGPLCDKYGRKFIYTYDLLLYALGGLVVVFTSNLAMLFAGFIIIGLAVGASVPAGWTYIAEFAPTEQRGRHIGATQLAWSFGPFIGFGLAAALTPLGLLGSRIIFAHLVAIALATWYIRRSLEESETWETAKGGADAKPPSMWASFRKLFNRRVNITALVFLAVIYTCWNQAASQNGIFLPTILSSMGYETLQTDLFSMLSWGFVIISTFIFMGLVDRVPYRWHYLVGGVLAIVSWIVLVFGPSDAAWTAFGYTVIWGLSAGPSAQAFYSVWSPELFATPYRSAAQGIVFFVVRLASGLISLIFPVILARPGGLLIDGVILIGFLVVATAVGTIGAPRTQGKSLEEIEMERYGERVINA; encoded by the coding sequence ATGGCTCGCACCCCTCTGACCGGCTGGAAGGCGACTGCCGCCGTCTCCATGTCGAACTACATCGACTCCGGTTCCATCATCGCTATCGCGACATCGCTCGGCTTCTGGGGCAAGGCGTACTTCCCTGACGACGACGGCACCATTGCCGGCCTTCTGGCCGCGTTCAGCGCCAACGCCTTCGGAGCCGCCATCGGCGCCCTCATCGGCGGGCCGCTGTGCGACAAGTACGGCCGTAAGTTCATCTACACCTACGACCTGCTTCTCTACGCCCTCGGTGGCCTCGTCGTCGTCTTCACGTCCAACCTGGCCATGCTCTTCGCCGGTTTCATCATCATCGGCCTGGCAGTGGGAGCCTCCGTTCCCGCGGGCTGGACCTACATCGCGGAGTTCGCTCCCACCGAGCAGCGCGGCAGGCACATCGGCGCCACCCAGCTCGCCTGGTCCTTCGGCCCGTTCATCGGTTTCGGACTGGCGGCGGCACTGACTCCGTTGGGCCTGCTCGGCAGCCGTATCATCTTCGCCCACCTCGTCGCTATCGCCCTGGCCACCTGGTACATCCGGCGCAGCCTTGAGGAGTCCGAGACCTGGGAGACCGCCAAGGGCGGAGCGGACGCCAAGCCTCCTTCGATGTGGGCGTCCTTCCGCAAGCTGTTCAACCGCCGCGTCAACATCACCGCCCTGGTGTTCCTCGCAGTCATCTACACGTGCTGGAACCAGGCGGCCTCACAGAACGGGATCTTCCTGCCCACGATCCTCAGCTCCATGGGCTACGAGACTCTGCAGACCGACCTGTTCTCCATGCTTTCCTGGGGCTTCGTCATTATCTCGACGTTCATCTTCATGGGTCTGGTCGACCGGGTGCCCTACCGCTGGCACTACCTGGTGGGTGGGGTGCTCGCCATCGTGTCCTGGATCGTCCTTGTGTTCGGCCCGTCCGACGCTGCCTGGACCGCTTTCGGCTACACGGTCATCTGGGGCCTCTCCGCGGGTCCGTCAGCGCAGGCTTTCTACTCCGTGTGGTCTCCTGAGCTGTTCGCGACCCCGTACCGCTCGGCGGCCCAGGGCATCGTCTTCTTCGTGGTGCGTCTCGCCTCCGGCCTCATCTCCTTGATCTTCCCTGTCATCCTCGCCCGCCCGGGCGGACTCCTGATCGACGGCGTCATCCTCATCGGGTTCCTGGTGGTGGCCACCGCCGTCGGAACGATCGGCGCACCCAGGACCCAGGGAAAGAGCCTGGAGGAGATCGAGATGGAACGTTACGGGGAACGCGTGATCAACGCGTGA
- a CDS encoding DUF2218 domain-containing protein, translated as MTDSAQPAFSRRSTARVSTDRPARYGKQLAGHMGRKITTAWDEDTEAGSLTFDREGVVTGVVMLSSHDAVLQLDLASDGEHLERLEQVTGIHLARFGAKEGIVVSWHRQDGTPGTTQGPLTPEDLERMRAEREARKASS; from the coding sequence ATGACTGACTCAGCACAGCCCGCCTTCTCGCGCCGCTCCACCGCCCGCGTGAGCACCGACCGACCGGCCCGGTACGGCAAGCAGCTCGCCGGCCACATGGGTCGCAAGATCACCACCGCATGGGACGAGGACACCGAGGCCGGCTCCCTGACCTTCGACCGCGAGGGAGTGGTCACCGGCGTCGTCATGCTCTCGTCTCACGACGCCGTCCTCCAGCTCGACCTGGCCTCCGACGGCGAGCACCTCGAGCGCCTTGAGCAGGTCACCGGCATCCACCTGGCCCGTTTCGGAGCCAAAGAGGGAATCGTCGTGAGCTGGCACCGACAGGACGGCACGCCGGGCACCACCCAGGGGCCGCTCACCCCGGAGGACCTCGAACGCATGCGCGCCGAGCGCGAGGCCCGCAAGGCATCCTCCTGA
- a CDS encoding response regulator transcription factor, with amino-acid sequence MAPSARTRILLVEDEENYRDPLALGLRRDGFEVVEAQDGQRAVEIFEASRRPGGVGPIDLVLLDLMLPRLDGTEVCTRIRRSSSVPVIMLSAKDTELDKIVGLEIGADDYVTKPYSYRELLARLKAVLRRSRAVPQEPEQVLSAGRVRMDVERHEVRVDGEVVAMPLREFELLELFLRHPDRVLTRSQIIERLWGPDYEGDTKTLDVHVKRLRGRIEVEASKPVLITTVRGLGYRLDSGSDR; translated from the coding sequence GTGGCGCCGTCAGCACGGACCCGTATCCTGCTGGTCGAGGATGAGGAGAACTACCGCGACCCGCTCGCCCTCGGTCTGCGGCGCGACGGCTTCGAGGTGGTCGAGGCCCAGGACGGCCAGCGCGCCGTCGAGATCTTCGAGGCCTCCCGGCGTCCCGGCGGCGTCGGCCCCATCGATCTGGTCCTGCTGGACCTCATGCTGCCGCGCCTGGACGGGACCGAGGTGTGCACCCGGATCCGGCGGTCCTCCTCCGTCCCGGTCATCATGCTCAGCGCCAAGGACACTGAGCTGGATAAGATCGTCGGCCTGGAGATCGGTGCCGACGACTACGTCACCAAGCCCTACTCCTACCGGGAGCTCCTGGCGCGCCTCAAGGCGGTCCTGCGCCGTAGCCGGGCCGTACCCCAGGAGCCCGAGCAGGTCCTGTCTGCAGGGCGGGTGCGGATGGATGTGGAGAGGCACGAGGTCAGGGTCGACGGCGAGGTGGTCGCCATGCCGCTGCGGGAGTTCGAGCTCCTGGAGCTATTTCTCCGGCATCCCGATCGCGTTCTCACTCGCAGCCAGATCATCGAGCGCCTGTGGGGACCCGATTACGAGGGAGATACCAAAACCCTGGACGTCCACGTCAAACGACTGCGGGGAAGGATTGAGGTCGAGGCCTCCAAACCGGTTCTCATCACGACAGTCAGAGGCCTGGGCTATCGCCTCGACAGTGGATCTGATCGCTGA